The Prionailurus bengalensis isolate Pbe53 chromosome D2, Fcat_Pben_1.1_paternal_pri, whole genome shotgun sequence genome window below encodes:
- the FAM170B gene encoding protein FAM170B — translation MKRHFTDHRGEQSPTDGTSLSLASPEPTGESVEVCSSGTVEREKTPSRWGSAIPHEENVCLAHRAPAMLSWSGSSSSRSSSEYQSYSQYQSCYSCLYDDEDTAQRSVCAFYTHVQTVQGVAVAWETESGFEPVSRKPRIHEAEFVKRQRRKGSSFEMASNSDLCWELEASKSHCCPEQDDAELLGPLECCPQELRDTPDWLVTTDYGLRCVACCRVFPTLEALLKHAQYGIQEGFSCQIFFEEMLERRRARGQVREQKLEEEEEQSPSEGSECSRPQARALPS, via the exons ATGAAACGCCACTTCACAGACCACAGGGGAGAACAATCACCAACAGATGGGACCAGCCTTAGCTtggccagcccagagcccacggGGGAGAGTGTGGAAGTGTGCAGTTCAG GGACcgtggagagagagaagacacctTCACGGTGGGGGTCGGCCATTCCCCACGAGGAGAACGTGTGCTTGGCCCACAGGGCTCCTGCGATGCTGAGCTGGAGCGGCTCCTCGTCCTCCCGGTCCTCCTCCGAGTATCAGTCTTACTCCCAGTACCAGTCTTGCTACTCCTGCCTATACGACGACGAGGACACGGCCCAGCGAAGTGTGTGCGCCTTCTACACCCACGTGCAGACGGTGCAGGGCGTGGCTGTGGCCTGGGAGACCGAGTCGGGCTTTGAGCCGGTCAGCCGGAAGCCCCGCATTCACGAGGCCGAGTTCGtcaagaggcagaggaggaaaggcTCCTCCTTTGAGATGGCTTCCAACAGCGACCTGTGCTGGGAACTGGAAGCCAGCAAGAGCCACTGCTGCCCAGAGCAGGATGACGCGGAGCTGCTGGGGCCTCTGGAGTGCTGCCCGCAGGAGCTGCGGGACACCCCGGACTGGCTGGTCACCACGGACTACGGGCTGCGCTGCGTGGCCTGCTGTCGGGTCTTCCCCACGTTGGAGGCTCTGCTCAAGCACGCCCAGTATGGCATCCAAGAGGGCTTCAGCTGCCAGATCTTTTTTGAGGAGATGCTGGAGAGAAGGCGGGCCCGGGGCCAAGTCCGGgagcagaagctggaggaggaggaggaacagagccCTTCAGAGGGCAGTGAATGTTCGCGGCCCCAGGCCAGGGCGCTTCCCTCGTAG